In Methylomonas sp. MK1, the following are encoded in one genomic region:
- a CDS encoding EAL domain-containing protein, producing the protein MRVIKRLQILSTSTITAVIVLLPILFWAYVHYQREKNDYVLVDQLRHGFFELTVFRDQYFLYREERARREWDIHKEIVNQLIDRITAQHGHQEDEPVFKDLRRSFSESANIFQRIVENSESLKTATDKRSIYEELDHRLISQLLLRSTKSLNLASALLDISTRRVEKSYQYLVGIVSMFALLLALATILSSMRLSRLINKRLLPLHQGAKRIAGGNLDYRIICDGTDEFSELAASINVMTTRLQTFTEQLQAEIVERERLAQEREQYFRFFRLTTEPMCIADPKGCFKQVNPAFISLTGFDESELLTQPFIDFVFAEDRQKTEDEMTHQILGQKSMAFENRYLCKDGKLVYLSWTAYFDRVDGVTYATARDITERKHAEAQLAESEFRWKFAIEGSGDGVWDWNIVTDEVNFSQRYKEMLGYSDEDIRAVKQEWADRLHPDDRADVTAMLQDYLLGQIPNYSIEFRMKCKDGSYKYIHARGMLVSRSHDGKPLRMIGTHTDITERKQAQQKLQLAASVFANAREGIMITETDGRIIEVNDAFVQITGYSREEAVSRNPRILSSGIHGSDFYTRLWRQLLENGHWYGEVWNRRKNGEVYAQMENISAIRDARGNVCQYVSLFSDITTHKEHEKKLEHIAHFDALTNLPNRVLLADRLRQAMAQTDRDQRLLAIVYLDLDGFKAINDTYGHAAGDRLLMAVSERMKQTLREVDTLARIGGDEFVAVLPNMPDTASSIPMLNRLLGAASKPIETDDIAFTVSASLGVTFFPQVDDVDADQLLRQADQAMYQAKLAGKNRFYMFDADQDISIRNHHESLNRIRQALVANELVLYYQPKVNLRTGGVIGAEALIRWQHPESGLLPPSAFLPIIEEHPLAVEIGEWVVDTALTQIQIWHNAGLKIPVSVNIGARQLQQKDFVDRLRQLLVAHTAISHNSLELEVLETSALEDISHVSDVINACSEMGVAFALDDFGTGYSSLTYLKRLPVAMLKIDQSFVRDMLDDPDDLSILNGVISLAAAFGKQVIAEGVESQKHGDLLLQLGCELAQGYGIAKPMPAEEMLDWHTNWSKQPHWPDHP; encoded by the coding sequence ATGCGGGTCATCAAACGCTTACAAATCCTGTCAACTTCGACTATCACCGCTGTGATCGTATTATTGCCTATCCTGTTCTGGGCGTACGTGCATTATCAGCGTGAAAAAAACGACTACGTGCTGGTGGACCAACTCCGCCATGGTTTTTTCGAACTGACTGTCTTCAGGGACCAATATTTCCTGTATCGCGAGGAACGGGCGCGAAGGGAATGGGACATCCACAAGGAAATAGTTAATCAGCTTATAGATCGGATTACGGCTCAACACGGCCACCAAGAAGATGAACCTGTTTTTAAGGATTTGCGCAGGAGTTTTAGCGAATCCGCAAATATTTTTCAGCGCATTGTCGAAAACAGCGAGTCATTAAAAACCGCAACCGATAAGCGAAGCATTTATGAGGAATTAGATCATCGACTCATTAGTCAACTGCTGCTAAGGTCCACCAAGAGCCTCAATTTGGCTTCAGCCTTACTGGATATCAGCACCCGGCGGGTAGAGAAAAGTTACCAATATTTGGTTGGCATTGTCAGTATGTTCGCCTTGCTGTTGGCACTGGCCACCATTCTGAGCTCGATGCGACTCAGTAGGTTGATCAACAAGCGATTATTGCCCTTGCATCAAGGGGCTAAGAGGATTGCAGGGGGCAATCTGGATTACCGTATTATCTGCGACGGTACGGATGAGTTTAGCGAGCTTGCCGCTTCTATCAATGTGATGACGACTCGCTTGCAGACATTTACCGAGCAGCTTCAGGCGGAAATCGTCGAACGAGAGCGCCTTGCACAAGAAAGGGAGCAGTATTTCCGATTCTTCCGACTCACCACGGAGCCGATGTGTATAGCCGATCCCAAAGGTTGTTTCAAGCAAGTCAATCCCGCATTTATTTCGCTGACAGGCTTTGACGAAAGCGAGTTGTTGACCCAGCCTTTTATAGACTTTGTGTTTGCCGAGGACAGACAAAAAACCGAGGATGAAATGACACACCAGATATTGGGTCAAAAATCCATGGCTTTTGAAAACCGTTACCTTTGCAAAGATGGCAAGTTGGTTTATTTGTCTTGGACGGCTTATTTTGATCGAGTCGACGGAGTAACCTATGCTACGGCACGGGATATTACCGAACGTAAACACGCAGAGGCCCAACTGGCCGAAAGCGAATTTCGCTGGAAATTCGCAATCGAAGGTTCCGGCGACGGCGTTTGGGACTGGAATATCGTCACGGACGAGGTGAATTTTTCCCAGCGTTACAAGGAGATGTTAGGGTATTCCGACGAAGACATTCGCGCGGTTAAACAGGAATGGGCTGATCGGCTTCATCCTGATGATCGAGCCGATGTCACCGCAATGCTTCAGGATTATCTGCTTGGCCAGATCCCGAATTATTCCATAGAGTTTCGGATGAAATGCAAGGATGGCAGCTATAAATACATTCATGCGCGCGGCATGCTGGTAAGTCGTAGCCACGACGGCAAACCATTGCGAATGATTGGGACGCATACCGATATCACCGAGCGTAAGCAAGCCCAACAGAAACTGCAGCTTGCCGCTAGTGTTTTCGCGAATGCTCGGGAGGGAATCATGATTACCGAGACAGACGGGAGGATCATTGAAGTCAACGACGCATTCGTCCAGATTACCGGCTACAGTCGCGAAGAAGCGGTTAGCCGTAACCCGCGCATTCTAAGTTCCGGTATCCATGGTAGTGACTTTTATACTAGGCTTTGGCGTCAATTGCTTGAGAACGGCCACTGGTATGGCGAGGTCTGGAATCGACGCAAAAATGGCGAAGTTTACGCCCAAATGGAAAACATCAGCGCGATACGAGACGCTCGAGGCAATGTCTGCCAATACGTGTCCTTATTCTCTGACATCACCACCCACAAGGAGCATGAAAAAAAACTGGAACATATCGCGCACTTCGATGCCCTGACCAACCTCCCCAATCGCGTGCTGTTAGCCGACCGCCTGCGGCAGGCCATGGCGCAGACGGATCGAGATCAACGGTTGTTGGCGATAGTCTATCTGGATTTAGACGGTTTCAAGGCCATTAACGATACCTATGGACATGCGGCCGGCGACCGGTTGTTGATGGCTGTTTCCGAACGGATGAAACAAACCCTGCGCGAAGTAGATACCTTGGCCAGAATTGGCGGCGACGAATTCGTCGCGGTGTTACCGAATATGCCCGATACGGCGTCGAGTATCCCCATGCTAAACCGGTTGTTAGGCGCCGCCTCCAAACCGATAGAGACTGATGATATTGCGTTTACTGTTTCGGCCAGTCTAGGAGTAACCTTTTTTCCACAGGTCGACGATGTCGATGCCGACCAACTCCTACGTCAAGCCGATCAGGCCATGTATCAGGCCAAACTGGCCGGCAAAAACCGATTTTATATGTTCGATGCCGACCAAGACATCAGTATACGCAATCATCATGAATCACTGAATCGTATCAGGCAGGCTTTAGTTGCAAATGAGCTGGTGTTGTATTACCAACCCAAGGTGAATCTTCGTACTGGAGGCGTCATTGGTGCGGAAGCGTTAATCCGCTGGCAACATCCGGAAAGCGGCCTGCTCCCACCGTCCGCATTTCTGCCGATAATCGAGGAGCATCCGCTGGCTGTCGAAATTGGCGAATGGGTAGTAGACACGGCGCTAACCCAAATACAGATCTGGCACAACGCCGGGTTGAAAATACCGGTTAGCGTCAACATCGGTGCCCGCCAGTTGCAGCAAAAGGACTTTGTCGACCGTCTGCGACAGTTGCTGGTGGCCCATACAGCAATTAGTCACAATAGCCTAGAGCTTGAGGTACTGGAAACCAGTGCGCTAGAAGACATTAGCCATGTTTCCGATGTCATTAACGCCTGTAGCGAGATGGGGGTGGCATTCGCTCTGGATGATTTTGGCACCGGTTATTCGTCTCTAACCTATCTGAAACGTTTGCCGGTCGCAATGCTGAAAATTGACCAGAGCTTCGTGCGCGACATGCTTGACGATCCTGACGATCTGTCCATTTTGAATGGCGTCATTAGTTTAGCCGCCGCTTTTGGTAAGCAGGTTATTGCCGAAGGCGTTGAAAGTCAGAAACATGGGGACTTATTGCTGCAACTCGGCTGTGAGTTGGCACAAGGTTATGGCATAGCCAAACCCATGCCTGCTGAGGAAATGCTTGATTGGCACACTAATTGGAGTAAACAACCTCACTGGCCCGATCACCCTTAG
- a CDS encoding ABC transporter substrate-binding protein: MFYVTQGAKSILILIYCTLLAACQESSPQYPKPVSKITVAFTYQPESVLMHVAMAQGYFAEEGLEVEPQIHSFGKAALQSVVEGKADFATVAETPLMFSILRGEKVAVIANIVTSSSNHAIAARQDASISKLSDLKGKRVGFTPGTTSEFFLDSILTASGLMRSEIEPVALNPQEMQESITLKKVDAVCTWNYPLIQIQRQLGSAVTVFYDRDIYTETFNIAVLQAFIEKNPKTIKSFLRALLKAERFVAEQPDAAQTIMASATKVELGLIKSVWDDFNYELTLDQTLLITLEDETRWAMKNRLTDQVVMPNYQQSIHLDSLAAIKPATVTLYR; encoded by the coding sequence GTGTTTTATGTCACACAGGGCGCAAAATCCATCCTCATATTAATTTACTGCACGCTATTGGCCGCCTGCCAAGAATCGTCGCCACAATACCCAAAGCCCGTCAGCAAAATCACTGTAGCCTTCACTTATCAACCGGAATCCGTGCTGATGCATGTCGCCATGGCGCAAGGCTATTTTGCCGAGGAAGGATTGGAAGTTGAACCTCAAATACATAGCTTCGGCAAGGCCGCCTTACAATCGGTGGTTGAGGGGAAAGCCGATTTCGCAACCGTCGCGGAAACGCCCTTGATGTTCAGTATATTGCGTGGAGAAAAGGTCGCCGTAATCGCCAACATCGTCACCAGTTCAAGTAATCATGCGATTGCGGCCAGACAAGATGCCAGCATCTCCAAACTCTCGGACTTAAAGGGCAAGCGCGTGGGCTTTACTCCCGGCACCACATCCGAATTTTTTCTGGATTCAATTTTGACGGCATCCGGCCTGATGAGATCCGAGATTGAACCAGTCGCCCTAAACCCCCAGGAAATGCAGGAGAGTATCACCCTTAAAAAGGTCGATGCAGTTTGCACCTGGAACTACCCGCTGATACAAATTCAACGGCAACTCGGCTCTGCTGTGACGGTTTTTTACGACCGGGACATCTACACCGAAACTTTCAATATCGCTGTCCTGCAAGCGTTTATCGAAAAAAACCCGAAAACAATCAAAAGTTTTCTGCGCGCCTTGCTCAAGGCCGAACGTTTCGTGGCCGAACAACCGGATGCGGCTCAAACCATTATGGCAAGCGCAACCAAGGTCGAGTTGGGGCTGATCAAGAGTGTCTGGGACGATTTCAATTATGAGCTGACACTCGATCAAACTCTGCTGATTACCCTGGAAGATGAAACCCGATGGGCAATGAAAAACCGGCTAACCGATCAAGTCGTGATGCCTAACTACCAGCAATCTATCCATCTGGATAGTCTGGCGGCTATCAAACCTGCAACCGTAACCCTATACCGTTAG
- a CDS encoding helix-turn-helix transcriptional regulator, with protein sequence MKTTGIGRIVLWRGGSLWIGRAGEPTDFHSHHAVQITLSFSEGGVRFRRPDGNWNAYNSAIIAAHQPHAFEARGEFVAMIFVEPESREGRVLHQLYLGEGISALAFGTLKLERAALAASYMEGSLDSELASCARFVITKLAAMTTVPVVALDKRIEYAVELLRENIGETVQLADIANATCLSPDRFRHLFIEQTGMRFRPYLLWLRIEIALTALASGSNLTEASYAGGFADSAHFSRTFKRMFGIAPSSFQRE encoded by the coding sequence ATGAAGACGACAGGAATCGGGCGTATCGTGCTTTGGCGTGGAGGGAGTCTGTGGATCGGTCGAGCTGGTGAGCCCACGGATTTTCATTCCCATCATGCAGTCCAGATCACGTTGTCATTCTCCGAAGGCGGGGTGCGATTTCGGCGCCCCGACGGAAACTGGAATGCCTATAATTCGGCAATCATCGCTGCGCACCAGCCTCACGCATTCGAGGCGCGTGGCGAGTTTGTTGCGATGATCTTTGTTGAGCCGGAGTCACGCGAGGGACGGGTGCTACACCAGTTATATCTCGGTGAGGGGATTTCGGCGCTTGCCTTTGGAACGCTTAAACTCGAACGTGCAGCCCTCGCCGCCTCCTACATGGAGGGCTCCCTAGATTCAGAACTCGCCTCCTGCGCACGATTCGTGATTACCAAACTTGCCGCAATGACCACGGTTCCGGTGGTAGCGCTGGATAAGCGAATTGAATATGCTGTGGAACTATTGCGTGAGAATATCGGTGAAACGGTTCAGCTTGCCGATATTGCTAATGCCACCTGTCTTTCTCCAGATCGCTTTCGCCATCTCTTCATTGAGCAAACAGGTATGCGGTTTCGGCCCTACCTGCTGTGGCTGCGCATCGAAATCGCGCTCACTGCATTAGCATCTGGCAGCAATCTGACCGAGGCTTCGTATGCCGGCGGATTTGCAGACTCCGCGCATTTTTCGCGGACGTTCAAGCGCATGTTCGGGATTGCGCCTTCTAGTTTCCAGCGCGAATAG
- a CDS encoding protein tyrosine phosphatase family protein — protein sequence MDAENIHQVFDWLWTSGQLSERDIASLTDLGIDAVINLAPPTSSNALSGEAEFVTRQGITYIHIPVAWEQPELHRLTQFFSTLKALEKRNVWVHGAKNMRVSVFIYLYRRLCRLESEEESAHTMLEVWVPNQTWQTFIRNALSMHSNPALKFLYQPESSSHEHT from the coding sequence ATGGACGCTGAAAACATTCATCAAGTATTTGACTGGCTCTGGACTTCCGGCCAATTATCTGAAAGGGACATTGCAAGTCTGACGGACCTTGGAATAGACGCCGTGATCAATTTGGCTCCCCCAACGTCATCAAACGCCCTATCCGGTGAGGCTGAATTTGTTACACGGCAAGGAATTACCTACATTCATATTCCCGTAGCTTGGGAGCAACCCGAGCTTCATCGGCTAACGCAGTTTTTCAGCACACTCAAGGCCCTCGAAAAGCGCAATGTTTGGGTGCATGGCGCAAAAAACATGCGGGTATCGGTTTTTATATACCTCTATAGGAGATTATGTCGCCTAGAGAGTGAGGAAGAATCAGCCCATACAATGCTGGAGGTTTGGGTGCCCAATCAGACATGGCAAACATTCATTCGTAATGCTTTGAGTATGCACTCTAACCCTGCATTAAAGTTTTTATATCAGCCGGAATCTTCATCTCATGAACACACTTGA
- a CDS encoding methyltransferase family protein has protein sequence MNTLELKIPPVALSLFIAGAMWLASVQFPVMSFAIPGRLIISIALCGTGIVFAVAGVIAFRAAKTTVNPTRPGAASTLVSSGIYRFSRNPMYVGFLFTLGSWAFFLAHAAGFIFLPAFVIYMNRFQISPEERALSIKFGKHFVTYTQSVPRWL, from the coding sequence ATGAACACACTTGAACTCAAAATTCCTCCCGTCGCTTTGTCACTTTTCATTGCAGGCGCAATGTGGCTTGCATCAGTGCAGTTTCCGGTTATGTCCTTCGCCATTCCCGGACGTCTTATCATATCCATTGCATTGTGCGGTACTGGCATCGTCTTCGCTGTTGCCGGCGTCATTGCATTTCGTGCTGCCAAGACAACGGTTAATCCAACGCGACCGGGTGCCGCGTCTACCTTGGTTAGCTCGGGCATCTATCGTTTCAGTCGGAACCCCATGTATGTCGGCTTCTTATTTACGCTAGGTAGCTGGGCATTCTTTCTTGCGCATGCCGCGGGATTTATCTTCTTGCCAGCTTTTGTTATCTATATGAATCGCTTTCAAATTTCACCCGAGGAGAGGGCGCTGTCTATAAAGTTCGGCAAACATTTCGTCACCTACACGCAGTCCGTTCCGAGATGGCTATAA
- a CDS encoding DJ-1/PfpI family protein: MTNNSLTLPAPKDRRVRPLVVILADNAGTETTDFVIPYGVLKESGAADVVTVSTEPGTVELMPALQIRADMTIGQFDESTPNGADILIVPAMDRAENPVLLNWVRAQSEKGATVVSICEGARVIAHAGLLEGKAATTHWSGLEEMAKAFPGTTWVHNQRFVIDRQVMTTTGISASLPASLALVEAIAGRHAAELTAQRLGLSTWKIDHDTSAFTLTADRIFLAAGNWLAVWRHEVVEIPVDGGFDEISVALMADAWSRTFRSEALATNVSGAVRSRHGLLMETEAGSELGRYVLPVYAGTSASALDAAIEGIAGRYGAPTADFVALQFEYPRR; this comes from the coding sequence ATGACGAATAACTCGCTCACCCTTCCGGCACCGAAAGACCGGCGTGTACGTCCATTGGTCGTCATACTTGCCGACAATGCCGGTACAGAAACCACGGATTTTGTCATTCCTTACGGGGTCTTGAAGGAATCCGGTGCAGCAGATGTGGTGACGGTTTCGACTGAGCCTGGCACGGTTGAGCTGATGCCTGCGCTACAGATACGCGCGGATATGACGATAGGGCAATTCGACGAATCAACCCCGAACGGAGCCGACATTCTGATTGTTCCCGCCATGGATAGAGCGGAAAATCCGGTGTTGCTCAACTGGGTGCGAGCCCAGTCCGAAAAGGGCGCGACAGTGGTATCGATTTGTGAGGGCGCACGAGTTATCGCGCATGCAGGACTACTCGAAGGCAAAGCGGCGACCACACACTGGTCGGGTTTGGAGGAAATGGCTAAAGCATTTCCTGGTACGACATGGGTGCATAACCAACGCTTCGTTATTGACAGACAGGTGATGACGACCACTGGTATCAGCGCTTCCCTGCCGGCATCGTTGGCGCTGGTCGAAGCGATTGCCGGTCGGCATGCTGCCGAGCTTACTGCACAACGACTGGGACTGAGCACTTGGAAAATCGATCACGATACATCTGCGTTCACTCTAACCGCAGACCGCATCTTTCTCGCAGCCGGCAATTGGCTCGCCGTGTGGCGACACGAGGTTGTCGAAATACCCGTTGACGGCGGTTTCGATGAAATTTCCGTGGCACTCATGGCGGATGCGTGGTCCCGAACCTTTCGCTCCGAAGCATTGGCGACGAATGTAAGCGGTGCGGTGCGATCCCGCCACGGCTTGCTCATGGAAACTGAGGCCGGCTCCGAGTTGGGTCGATATGTCCTACCCGTTTATGCCGGCACTTCGGCGAGCGCATTGGATGCGGCAATAGAAGGTATTGCCGGACGCTATGGTGCGCCGACTGCCGATTTTGTGGCCCTGCAATTCGAATATCCGCGACGGTAG
- a CDS encoding ATP-binding protein, which produces MSSLEHLMIDCSQHMMLLVEPSELRIIIANKMVEKMLGYSEAELLAMAITNIESSLQDVFYWEDVRNGQYQDIETQDGLYQCADGSMLTVTKSVKVIHHEGRPLILIQARDVQNEHKAEDALAQILSQLRATLESTGNGILVIDWHGKIANMNRQFSSMWGISDELLLEREEADILEFIAGLVAEPEVLRIRLQELVGNSETEDILSLNDGRIFECRSRPQYLGEHIIGRVFGFNDITERKRAEEALRDSRDELEEQVRKRTESLQMANTQLLAEKARQEELIGQLEETQMQLLQSEKMASIGQLAAGVAHEINNPIGFVNSNLSTLQEYVDGMLRLLAAYERIEGSLVNEALENIKHLKQEINIGYLREDIGDLLAESLDGLQRVRRIVKDLKDFSHVGELEQQSANLESGLDSTLNVVWNEIKYKADVVKEYGGIPEINCIASQLNQVFMNLLINAVQAIEDHGRITLRTAYDEQNVWVEVEDTGKGIKPEQLGKIFDPFFTTKSVGMGTGLGLSLSYGIVKKHNGRIEVKSELGKGTCFRVCLPRTS; this is translated from the coding sequence ATGAGCAGCCTCGAACATCTGATGATTGATTGCAGCCAACATATGATGTTGCTGGTTGAACCCAGTGAGTTGCGGATCATCATTGCCAACAAGATGGTCGAGAAGATGCTTGGCTATTCGGAAGCGGAATTGCTGGCCATGGCCATCACGAATATCGAAAGTTCGTTGCAAGACGTCTTTTATTGGGAGGACGTCCGTAACGGCCAATACCAGGATATCGAGACCCAGGACGGACTTTACCAATGCGCCGACGGTTCGATGCTGACGGTGACCAAATCCGTCAAGGTCATTCACCATGAAGGGCGCCCTCTGATTCTGATTCAGGCCAGGGATGTACAGAACGAACACAAGGCCGAGGATGCCCTGGCCCAAATATTGTCGCAACTGCGGGCAACGCTGGAATCGACAGGCAACGGCATTCTGGTCATCGATTGGCATGGCAAGATCGCCAACATGAACCGCCAGTTCAGCAGCATGTGGGGCATTTCCGACGAGTTGCTGCTGGAGAGGGAGGAAGCGGATATTCTCGAGTTCATTGCCGGGCTGGTTGCCGAACCGGAAGTATTGCGTATTCGCCTACAGGAACTCGTCGGCAACAGCGAAACCGAAGATATCCTGAGTCTCAATGATGGCCGGATTTTCGAATGCAGATCGCGGCCGCAATATCTAGGCGAGCACATCATCGGCCGCGTCTTCGGCTTCAACGATATTACCGAACGCAAACGGGCCGAGGAAGCGTTGCGCGATTCCCGAGACGAACTTGAAGAGCAGGTGCGAAAGCGCACTGAATCCCTGCAAATGGCGAATACGCAATTGCTGGCCGAGAAGGCACGTCAAGAGGAGCTTATCGGGCAGCTTGAAGAAACTCAGATGCAACTGCTGCAATCCGAAAAAATGGCTTCGATAGGCCAGCTCGCTGCCGGCGTGGCCCACGAGATCAATAATCCCATTGGCTTCGTCAACTCCAACTTGAGTACCTTGCAGGAGTATGTCGATGGGATGCTCAGACTGTTGGCGGCTTACGAGCGGATCGAAGGGTCGTTGGTGAATGAGGCCTTGGAAAATATTAAGCATCTGAAGCAGGAAATTAATATCGGCTATTTGCGCGAAGATATTGGCGACCTTCTGGCGGAATCCCTCGACGGCTTGCAGCGAGTGCGGCGCATCGTTAAAGATCTGAAGGATTTCTCTCACGTCGGCGAACTGGAACAGCAATCGGCGAATCTTGAGTCGGGTCTCGACAGCACGCTTAACGTGGTATGGAACGAAATCAAGTACAAAGCCGACGTCGTTAAGGAATATGGCGGAATCCCGGAAATCAACTGCATCGCGTCCCAACTTAACCAGGTGTTTATGAACCTGCTGATCAATGCGGTGCAAGCTATCGAGGATCATGGTCGAATTACGCTTCGCACCGCTTATGACGAGCAAAATGTCTGGGTTGAGGTGGAGGATACCGGCAAGGGCATCAAGCCCGAACAGCTCGGAAAAATCTTCGACCCATTTTTTACCACCAAGTCGGTCGGCATGGGCACAGGCCTGGGTCTATCGTTATCCTATGGGATCGTTAAAAAGCACAATGGGCGGATAGAAGTGAAGAGCGAACTCGGTAAGGGCACTTGCTTTCGCGTATGTTTGCCGCGGACTAGCTGA
- a CDS encoding HD-GYP domain-containing protein: MQDDFNITLDQLRIGLYIHLDLKWFDHPFSFSHFKIKNEAQIKTLQSLGLKSIRYDPALSDVNPLPKKPQQVEQTQVATKPDISPALATKLALVERIQQQREAAARIENAFIDTAKTIHGIEKSLYTMPAETLRKATQLVDQIVDSLLCAPELAIHVMIGKAGAEEMYYHSLNVTMLSLMMARDIELPQEVVGTLGLGALFHDIGHKEIPSKILMKKEPLNQAERHLFEMHCQYGADIGRRLGLAPAVLAIIREHHELFDGTGYPSKLKGEAISLLSRIVVIANHYDELCNPMNINDALTPHEALSTMFAKLRNKFDQKLLQVFIHCLGVYPPGTIVQFSNGVIGMVVTVNTAKPMKPLVLIYDADIPRDEAILVDMACEADANIAKAIRPAQVPREIYNYLSPRKRVNYYFDPNNPGQEQSAR, from the coding sequence ATGCAAGATGACTTCAACATTACCTTGGATCAGCTGCGAATCGGGTTGTATATACACCTCGATCTCAAGTGGTTTGATCACCCATTCTCGTTCAGCCATTTCAAGATAAAGAACGAGGCACAGATCAAGACCCTCCAGAGTCTTGGGCTGAAGTCAATTCGTTACGATCCGGCCCTCAGCGATGTCAATCCGCTGCCAAAAAAACCACAGCAGGTAGAGCAAACACAGGTTGCAACCAAGCCGGATATTTCGCCGGCGCTGGCGACCAAACTGGCGCTAGTCGAGCGAATCCAGCAGCAGCGAGAGGCGGCGGCACGAATCGAAAATGCCTTTATCGATACCGCTAAAACGATACACGGTATCGAGAAAAGCCTGTATACCATGCCGGCGGAGACTTTGCGAAAGGCGACACAATTGGTGGACCAAATTGTCGACTCGCTGCTTTGCGCGCCGGAACTTGCTATACACGTCATGATAGGCAAGGCGGGGGCTGAGGAAATGTATTACCACTCTTTAAATGTCACCATGCTGTCCCTGATGATGGCGCGCGACATCGAATTGCCCCAAGAGGTGGTCGGCACCTTGGGGCTGGGCGCGCTGTTCCACGATATTGGTCATAAGGAGATTCCGTCAAAGATCCTGATGAAAAAGGAGCCGCTCAATCAGGCTGAGCGTCATTTATTCGAAATGCATTGCCAGTACGGCGCGGATATCGGCCGGCGACTGGGGCTTGCACCTGCCGTCTTGGCCATCATCCGCGAACATCATGAACTGTTCGATGGGACCGGCTACCCCAGTAAATTGAAAGGCGAAGCGATCAGTTTGCTTTCCCGCATTGTCGTCATTGCCAACCATTACGATGAACTGTGCAACCCGATGAATATTAACGATGCGCTGACACCTCATGAGGCTCTGTCGACGATGTTCGCCAAGTTGCGCAACAAATTCGATCAGAAGTTGCTTCAGGTCTTCATCCATTGTCTTGGTGTGTATCCGCCGGGCACGATCGTGCAGTTTTCCAATGGCGTGATCGGCATGGTCGTCACCGTCAATACCGCCAAGCCGATGAAACCGCTGGTGCTGATTTACGATGCGGATATTCCCAGGGATGAAGCGATCTTGGTGGATATGGCGTGCGAAGCGGATGCGAATATCGCGAAGGCGATCAGACCGGCGCAGGTTCCGCGGGAAATATACAACTATCTCAGTCCACGCAAACGGGTCAATTATTATTTCGATCCGAACAATCCCGGCCAGGAGCAAAGCGCCAGATGA
- the cysK gene encoding cysteine synthase A, translating to MPTASNVTQLIGNTPLVKLHKVVLENSATVLAKLESRNPGGSVKDRIGLAMIQAAERAGRLRNGGTIVEPTSGNTGIALAMIAAARGYHCILTMPDTMSIERRQLLTLYGAEIVLTPGAEGMTGAIAKAQEIVRQTPGAFMPHQFENPANPEVHRQTTAQEIWSATDGQVDAFVCGVGTGGTISGVADVIKNRKPQFQVIAVEPAESPVISGGTHTPHKIQGIGPGFVPKNLEVDLLDGIELVTTEEAFTMRKRLIEEEGIMAGISSGASVCAAVRVAAQMGAGKTVVTIIHDTGERYLSMS from the coding sequence ATGCCTACCGCCAGCAATGTAACGCAATTGATCGGCAATACGCCATTAGTGAAATTACATAAAGTCGTGTTGGAAAACTCCGCGACTGTGCTGGCGAAACTGGAATCAAGAAACCCCGGCGGTTCAGTCAAGGACAGAATCGGTCTGGCCATGATTCAGGCCGCCGAGAGAGCGGGTCGCTTACGCAACGGTGGCACTATTGTGGAGCCGACCTCCGGCAATACCGGTATTGCCTTAGCCATGATTGCCGCCGCCCGCGGTTATCATTGTATTTTGACAATGCCCGACACTATGTCGATCGAGCGCCGGCAATTATTGACATTGTATGGTGCGGAAATCGTGTTGACGCCGGGTGCTGAAGGCATGACCGGCGCAATTGCCAAGGCGCAGGAAATAGTCAGACAGACACCGGGGGCATTTATGCCCCATCAATTCGAAAATCCGGCTAACCCTGAAGTTCACAGACAAACCACCGCCCAGGAAATCTGGTCGGCTACCGACGGCCAAGTCGACGCTTTTGTTTGCGGAGTAGGTACCGGCGGTACCATTTCCGGGGTTGCCGACGTGATCAAGAACCGTAAACCGCAATTTCAAGTGATTGCCGTTGAGCCGGCTGAATCCCCGGTCATCTCGGGTGGCACTCATACACCGCACAAAATTCAGGGCATAGGGCCAGGTTTTGTGCCCAAGAATCTGGAAGTCGATCTGCTGGATGGCATCGAATTGGTCACGACCGAGGAAGCCTTTACGATGCGCAAAAGGCTGATCGAAGAAGAGGGCATTATGGCCGGTATTTCCTCCGGTGCCAGTGTTTGCGCGGCGGTACGCGTCGCGGCGCAGATGGGTGCCGGTAAAACCGTGGTGACCATTATTCACGATACCGGTGAGCGCTATTTGAGTATGAGCTAA